From the Bacteroidota bacterium genome, one window contains:
- a CDS encoding DUF5011 domain-containing protein: MKKNIIILSSALFLGATTLMIGCKKDDTTAPVVTLSGSDTQTLSLQGTYFELGATANDDEDGDLTSAISISNTINKDLTGTYTVTYSATDAAGNEGTATRTITVVNDAAKFEGTYAVTNLSFSPATWMQTIKASTTKNNRVIFSQFAQRTGNDKVSADLNGDFQVVAYTTGPLGTNNCTFNYATSSTSGTVPAKNASGKWTFKLTYTEGRGAAGDVGACSFVAPTPFVEDFVQN; the protein is encoded by the coding sequence ATGAAAAAGAACATCATTATTTTATCATCAGCACTTTTTTTAGGCGCTACAACCTTAATGATTGGTTGTAAAAAAGACGATACTACTGCTCCTGTGGTAACATTAAGTGGTTCAGACACACAAACACTTTCTTTGCAAGGAACATATTTTGAGTTGGGTGCAACTGCAAATGACGATGAAGATGGGGATTTAACTAGTGCGATTTCCATTTCAAATACCATTAATAAGGATTTAACAGGAACTTATACCGTTACCTATAGTGCAACTGATGCTGCAGGAAATGAAGGTACAGCAACAAGAACAATAACTGTTGTAAACGATGCTGCGAAATTTGAAGGAACGTACGCCGTTACAAATCTTTCCTTTTCACCAGCCACTTGGATGCAAACAATTAAAGCTTCAACAACTAAAAACAACCGAGTTATATTTAGTCAATTTGCTCAAAGAACCGGAAATGATAAAGTTTCGGCTGATTTGAACGGTGATTTTCAAGTTGTAGCTTATACAACTGGTCCTTTAGGAACTAACAATTGTACCTTTAATTATGCTACTTCATCTACTTCCGGAACTGTTCCTGCAAAAAATGCATCTGGTAAATGGACCTTTAAATTAACTTATACTGAAGGCAGAGGTGCTGCAGGTGATGTTGGTGCTTGTTCATTCGTAGCTCCTACACCGTTTGTTGAAGATTTCGTTCAGAACTAA
- a CDS encoding FeoB-associated Cys-rich membrane protein: MNIQEIILALVFVLSVFFIGRRIYKSISAKSCAKGCGGCSTIDFSKIDTSKFEAK; encoded by the coding sequence ATGAATATTCAAGAAATTATACTCGCCCTCGTTTTTGTGCTTTCAGTTTTTTTTATCGGAAGGCGCATTTATAAAAGCATTTCGGCAAAAAGCTGCGCCAAAGGTTGCGGGGGGTGCAGTACCATTGATTTTTCGAAAATCGATACTTCAAAATTCGAAGCAAAATAA
- a CDS encoding dehydrogenase E1 component subunit alpha/beta: MKFDRKKHRDDVLLNLYKGILEPRMIEEKMLLLLRQGKISKWFSGIGQEAISVGLTQALQANEYILPMHRNLGVFTGRGIPYEKLFAQFQGKYSGFSKGRERSFHFGTNEYHIVGMISHLGPQMGVADGIALASLLNKERNVTAVFTGDGGASEGDFHESINVAAVWDLPVIFVIENNGYGLSTPSNQQFKFKNFVDKAIGYGIEAVKVDGNNVLEMYEAVKKIAESIRENPRPIMLECMTFRMRGHEEASGTKYVPKELFEEWAKKDPLITFEKYLLDEAVLTEEIISAYRKEIKEKIEQGIEIAFGEAPVIPDTAAEYADIYATAKLKSTAIPSGKTSNKRLLDAISDGMRQAMECHPNLVLMGQDIAEYGGVFKATEGFLEKFGSERVRNTPLCESAIIGTALGLSIKGYKAMVEMQFADFVTCGFNQIINNLAKSHWRWGQNADVVVRMPTGAGVGAGPFHSQSNEAWFVHTPGLKVVYPAFPADAKGLLCAAFEDPNPVLFFEHKALYRSISEEVPDEYYTIEIGKAKLLRQGNDVSIITYGAGVHWALEVLDRNVSVSADLLDLRSLLPFDKEAIAATVKKTGKVIILHEDTLIGGIAGEISAFISEHCFEYLDAPVMRSASLDTPVPFALELEANFLPKGRFEKQLLDLLKY, from the coding sequence ATGAAGTTTGATCGAAAAAAACACCGCGACGATGTCCTCCTAAATCTATACAAAGGAATACTTGAACCCCGCATGATTGAAGAAAAGATGCTACTCTTGTTGCGTCAAGGAAAAATTTCGAAATGGTTTTCGGGCATTGGACAAGAAGCAATTTCCGTAGGACTCACTCAAGCTTTGCAGGCAAATGAATATATTTTACCCATGCACCGCAATTTGGGCGTATTTACCGGTCGTGGTATCCCTTACGAAAAATTATTTGCGCAGTTTCAAGGCAAATATTCCGGTTTCTCAAAAGGAAGGGAACGTTCCTTTCACTTTGGCACAAATGAATACCACATTGTTGGCATGATTTCTCACCTCGGCCCGCAAATGGGCGTTGCCGATGGAATTGCCTTGGCGTCCCTGTTAAATAAGGAGAGAAATGTAACGGCAGTATTTACAGGAGATGGCGGTGCCAGCGAAGGTGATTTTCACGAATCCATAAATGTAGCAGCTGTATGGGATTTACCGGTAATTTTTGTGATCGAAAACAATGGCTACGGACTTTCAACTCCCTCTAACCAACAATTTAAATTCAAAAATTTTGTGGATAAGGCCATTGGATACGGAATTGAAGCGGTAAAAGTAGATGGAAACAATGTGCTGGAAATGTATGAGGCCGTTAAAAAAATTGCCGAATCCATTCGCGAAAACCCGCGTCCTATTATGCTGGAGTGTATGACCTTTCGCATGCGTGGCCATGAGGAAGCTTCAGGTACCAAATACGTTCCGAAAGAATTGTTTGAAGAGTGGGCAAAAAAGGATCCATTAATCACTTTTGAAAAATATCTATTGGATGAAGCGGTACTTACGGAGGAAATTATATCGGCTTACCGAAAAGAAATAAAAGAAAAAATTGAACAGGGAATTGAAATTGCTTTTGGCGAAGCACCTGTTATTCCTGATACTGCTGCCGAGTATGCAGATATTTACGCAACGGCTAAACTAAAATCAACTGCCATCCCAAGTGGTAAAACGAGTAATAAACGATTGTTAGATGCCATAAGCGACGGGATGCGCCAAGCGATGGAATGCCATCCTAACCTGGTGTTAATGGGGCAAGATATTGCTGAATATGGCGGTGTGTTTAAAGCTACAGAAGGTTTTCTCGAAAAGTTTGGAAGTGAGCGCGTACGCAACACTCCCCTTTGTGAATCCGCCATTATTGGCACAGCACTAGGCTTATCTATTAAGGGATACAAAGCAATGGTAGAAATGCAGTTTGCGGATTTTGTTACCTGCGGATTCAATCAAATTATAAATAATCTCGCTAAAAGTCATTGGCGTTGGGGGCAAAATGCCGATGTGGTGGTGCGCATGCCCACAGGTGCCGGAGTGGGAGCAGGGCCCTTTCATTCGCAATCGAACGAAGCCTGGTTTGTGCATACTCCGGGCTTAAAGGTGGTATACCCCGCATTTCCGGCCGATGCAAAAGGTTTGTTATGTGCAGCTTTTGAAGATCCAAATCCCGTTTTATTTTTTGAACACAAAGCGCTCTACCGCAGCATTAGCGAAGAAGTGCCCGACGAGTATTATACTATAGAAATAGGTAAGGCAAAATTATTACGTCAAGGAAACGATGTTTCTATCATCACCTATGGAGCCGGAGTGCATTGGGCTTTAGAAGTATTAGACCGTAATGTTTCCGTTTCGGCTGATTTGCTCGATTTGCGCAGTCTTTTGCCATTTGATAAAGAAGCAATCGCAGCTACGGTTAAGAAAACCGGCAAAGTGATTATATTGCATGAAGATACTTTGATTGGTGGCATTGCAGGCGAAATTTCAGCATTTATCAGTGAACATTGTTTCGAATATTTAGATGCCCCGGTAATGCGCAGCGCTAGCCTGGATACACCTGTTCCTTTTGCGCTGGAGTTGGAAGCTAACTTTTTGCCCAAAGGCAGATTTGAGAAGCAATTGTTGGATTTGCTGAAGTATTAA